In Malus sylvestris chromosome 16, drMalSylv7.2, whole genome shotgun sequence, the following are encoded in one genomic region:
- the LOC126607838 gene encoding protein RGF1 INDUCIBLE TRANSCRIPTION FACTOR 1-like, protein MGAGGPDEEDNRWPPWLKPLLKENFFVQCKLHADSHKSECNMYCLDCVNSPLCSLCLSNHKDHRAIQIRRSSYHDVIRVNEIQKHLDISGVQTYIINSARVVFLNERPQPRPGKGVTNTCEVCERSLLDSFRFCSLGCKIVGTSSSNPQKKKNKYSKAMAGSDSDDSYSSSSHGIARFKSNSHHGNNKVQSFTPSTPPPTSANYRAAKRRKGIPHRAPMGGLIIEY, encoded by the exons ATG GGTGCTGGAGGTCCTGACGAGGAGGACAACAGGTGGCCGCCATGGCTGAAGCCTCTACTGAAAGAGAACTTCTTTGTTCAATGCAAGCTCCATGCCGATTCCCACAAGTCTGAATGCAATATGTACTGCTTGGATTGCGTGAACAGCCCTCTCTGCTCTCTCTGCCTCTCTAACCACAAGGACCACCGTGCTATTCAG ATAAGGAGGTCGTCTTATCATGATGTGATAAGGGTTAACGAAATTCAGAAGCATCTGGACATCAGTGGAGTCCAAACCTACATTATCAACAGCGCCAGAGTTGTGTTTCTGAACGAGAGGCCTCAGCCTAGGCCCGGCAAAGGAGTCACAAATACCTGTGAAGTCTGTGAACGCAGCCTCCTCGATTCCTTCAGattttgctctcttggttgCAAG ATTGTGGGGACGTCATCCAGTAatccccagaagaagaagaacaagtacTCCAAGGCAATGGCGGGTTCCGATTCAGATGACTCATACAGCAGCAGCAGCCACGGAATTGCAAGGTTCAAAAGCAATAGCCACCACGGCAACAACAAAGTTCAGAGCTTCACTCCATCAACGCCGCCCCCAACTTCTGCTAATTACAGAGCGGCCAAGAGACGGAAGGGCATTCCCCACAGAGCCCCCATGGGTGGACTAATCATAGAATACTGA